The genomic interval AAGCGCCATCAGACAACTATTATAGATATTGCCAAAGAACTAAACCTCTCTAAATCTACTGTATCCAGGGCATTAACAGGCCACTCAAATGTGAATCCGGAAACCAGGAAAGCTATATTGGATTTGGCTGAAAAAATGGATTACCAGCGGAATATGCTTGCCTTAAGCCTGGTAACCAGCCGCAGTAATACACTGGGCATTGTTGTACCGGAGTTTCTCACTTCTTTCTTTCCACAAGTGGTGATTGGGGCACAGGAAATAGCTTCCAAAGCAGGCTATAATGTGATTGTCAGCCATTCGAATGAATCGTACGAAACCGAAGTAGCCAACAGCAAGGTAATGCTGGCCAACCGGGTGGATGGCATTCTGGTATCGGTGACAAAAGAAACCCGGAATTTCGATCACTTTAAGGTTTTTCAGCGCAAGGGGATTCCCATTGTATTTTTCAACCGGGTATGTGACGAAATGAGTGTGCCTAAGGTAATAGTAGACGATTATGAAGGTGCTTTCCGGGCGGTAGAACACCTGATCCAGACCGGAAAAAAACGGATTGCTCACCTGGCCGGACCAGATTCGCTGCTTATTAGCCGCAAACGCCTGAATGGCTACCTGGATGCCTTGCGGAAATATAACCTGCCGTTGATTGATGAATTAGTTATTTCCTATGACCTGACCGTGGAAAAAGCCAAAATCTATGTAAAGCACCTATTGGAACTGCCTGAGCCGCCGGATGCTTTATTTGCCATTAATGATCCCACAGCCATTGAAGCTATGCAGGTAATTAAAGCAAAAGGATTAACTATGCCGGAAGATATTGCGGTAGTAGGT from Rhodocytophaga rosea carries:
- a CDS encoding LacI family DNA-binding transcriptional regulator, encoding MKRHQTTIIDIAKELNLSKSTVSRALTGHSNVNPETRKAILDLAEKMDYQRNMLALSLVTSRSNTLGIVVPEFLTSFFPQVVIGAQEIASKAGYNVIVSHSNESYETEVANSKVMLANRVDGILVSVTKETRNFDHFKVFQRKGIPIVFFNRVCDEMSVPKVIVDDYEGAFRAVEHLIQTGKKRIAHLAGPDSLLISRKRLNGYLDALRKYNLPLIDELVISYDLTVEKAKIYVKHLLELPEPPDALFAINDPTAIEAMQVIKAKGLTMPEDIAVVGFSNDYASSLIEPGLTTVAQPIREIGKNAAQLLLDQMDREVSDWKAMTKILKTELIIRGSSSRNMPTSGH